CGGTGCGTCATTGAGCGCGGTGTGCGTGCCGCCCGCGGTGGTGGCGAGCTACCAACCCCTTCCAGACGAGCAAGCGCTGTTGGCACCGCGCCATGCCCGATTTCACCACCTGTACCGGGCCGACTGAGCGGCCTGCTGACCTGTTTTTACCGAGACCACTTCCATGACAACCTACTTCTCCGAGATCAACCCCGTTGCCTTCGAAGGCAAAGATTCCCTCAACCCGCTGGCCTTCAAGTGGTACGACAAAAACCGTGTGGTGCTGGGCAAGTCGATGGCGGAGCACCTGCGGTTTGCCGCCTGCTATTGGCACAGCTTCTGCTGGAACGGCTCCGACCCCTTTGGGGGCGACAGCTTTCTGCGTCCGTGGCAACTGATGGCCGATCCCATGGCCGGTGCCAAGGCCAAGGCCGATGCGGCGTTCGAGTTTTTCGCCAAACTGGGCGCGCCCTATTACTGCTTCCACGACCGCGATGTGGCGCCCGAAGGCAGCACCCCGCGCGAGAGCGTCAATTTCTTTCACGAGATGGTGGATGTGCTCGGCGACAAGCAGGTCGAGACCGGCATGAAGCTGCTCTGGGGCACCGCCAATCTGTTCAGCCACCGCCGTTTCATGTCGGGCGCTTCCACCAACCCCAGCCCCGAGATTTTCGGTCTGGCCGCTTTGCAGGTGAGAGAAGCCATGGACGCCACCCTCAAGCTGGGCGGTGAAAACTACGTGCTCTGGGGCGGCCGAGAAGGCTATGAGACCCTGCTCAACACCCGCATGGGACAAGAGCTGGACCAGATGGGGCGCTTTCTCAACATGGTGGTGGAATACAAGCACAAGATCGGCTTCAAGGGCACCATCCTGATCGAACCCAAGCCGCGCGAACCCACCAAGCACCAATACGATTTCGACACCGCCACGGTCTATGGTTTCCTCAGCCGCTACGGTCTGGAGAAAGAAATCAAGGTCAACATCGAGGCCAACCACGCCACGCTGTCGGGCCACAGCTTCGAGCACGAAGTGGCCACGGCTCTGGACCTCGGCGTGTTCGGCTCCATCGACATGAACCGCGGCGACATGCAATGCGGCTGGGACACCGACCAGTTTCCCAACAACGTGGCCGAGTCGGCTTTGGTGCTGTATCTGATTCTGAAAGGCGGCGGGTTCACCACCGGCGGGCTGAACTTCGATTCGAAAGTGCGCCGCCAGTCCATCGACCCCGCCGATCTGTTCCACGGCCACGTCGGGGGCATGGACGTCTCCGCGCGGGCCTTGCTGGTCGCTGAAAAGATGATCAACGACGACCGCCTGGGCCAACATGTGGACGCGCGCTATGCGGGCTGGGCCACGCCCGCCGGGCAAGAGATCCTGACGGGCCAGCTGAGCCTGGGCCAGCTGGCCGATCAGGTGTTGAACCGCAACCAGGACACCTTGCCGGTCTCCGGCCGCCAGGAGTATCTGGAGAACCTGGTGAACAGCTACCTTTGAGTTTTCAGCTGCCCGGTTTAGGCCGGGCAATGGTTGAAAATGCCCGCAGCGTTACCACTGGAGATGTGATGAAACCCGTTGTCTGGGGTGTGTTGAGCACCGCCAAAATCGGCATGGAGAAGGTGTTGCCGGCGATGTTGAGCAGCCCGTTGGTGGAGCTGCGCGCCATCGCTTCGCGCTCGACGCCGTCTGCGCAGGCAGCGGCCAAGACCCTCGGCATTCCGGTGGCCTATGGCTCCTATGAAGCTTTGTTGGCCGATCCCGAGATCGAGGCGATTTACAACCCCTTGCCCAACCATTTGCACGTGCCCCTGACGTTGCAGGCGGCCGCGGCGGGCAAACATGTCTTGTGCGAAAAACCGGTGGCCATGACGGCCGCCGAGGCCATGACCCTGCGCGAAGCGGCGACGCAGGTGCACATCGAAGAAGCCTTCATGGTGCGTCACCATCCACAATGGCAGCGGGTTCGGGAATGGTTGCGTGCGGGCCGCATCGGCACCCCTCGCACGGTACAGACCTTTTTCTCTTACTTCAACGACGATCCGGGCAATATCCGCAACATGCCGGGCATCGGCGGCGGCGCCCTGTACGACATCGGGTGTTACGCCGTGCTCAGCGCCCGCCATGTGTTCGAGGCTGAGCCGCAGCGCGCTGTGTCGCTGATCGACCGCGATCCGGTGCTGGGCACCGACCGGACCAGCAGCGCGCTGCTTGATTTTGGCGGCGGCCGCCAGGCCACCTTCACCGTGTCGACCCAAAGCTGCAAGTTCCAGCGGGTGCAAATCGTGGGCACGCAAGGGCGGATTGAAATTGCCATTCCGTTCAACGCGCCGCAGGGCGGAGCCATGCGCATTTCGCTCGACGATGGCGGTGCCGTGGATGGCAGTCAAATCGCACACGAAACCCTGCCCCAGGCTGACCAGTACCGGCTGCAAGCCGAAGCCTTTTCACGCAAGGTGCGCGAGCAGGCCCAACCGACCACTGAGTCACTGGACGATGCCATTGCGCAAGCGCGGGTGATAGACGCTCTGTGGCAATCCGAACGCAGCAACCGCTGGGAGCCAGTCGCATAAGGGCGCTTTTGGGATCGAGAGAACAGACCAAAGAAAAAGCCCCGCGAGGTTCCTCGCGGGGCTTTTTCTTTGGTGTTCGTCAGAAAGCGAAAACGCCATCCGACGCAGCATGAGGTGCCAGGCCAAGGCGCAAGGGCGCAGACAGTGGCATCGCCACGGCAAGCCCTTGCAACGCCGGCATGGCGCCTCAGGCAAGGAGCAATTACATGCCCATGCCGCCCATGCCGCCCATGCCACCCATGTCACCGCCACCCATGGATGGTGCGTCGTCCTTTGGAGACTCGGCAATCATGCACTCGGTGGTCAGCATCAGGCTGGACACGGAGGCTGCGTTTTGCAGCGCGGTGCGGGTCACTTTCGTTGGGTCCAGGATACCCATTTCGATCATGTCGCCGTAGGTGTCGTTGGCTGCGTTGAAGCCGTGGTTGCCCTTGCCGGCCATGATCGCGTTCACGACCACCGATGGCTCGCCACCGGCGTTGGCCACGATTTCGCGCAGAGGTGCTTCGATGGCTTTCAACACCAGCTTGATACCGGCGTCCTGGTCAGGGTTGTCGCCTTTGATGACACCAGCCGCTTGACGGGCGCGCAGCAAAGCCACGCCACCACCAGCAACAATGCCTTCTTCCACAGCAGCGCGGGTCGCGTGCAGCGCGTCTTCAACGCGGGCTTTCTTTTCCTTCATCTCGACTTCGGTGGCCGCGCCAACCTTGATCACGGCAACACCGCCGGCCAACTTGGCCACGCGCTCTTGCAGCTTCTCGCGGTCGTAGTCGCTGGTGGCTTCTTCGATCTGGATGCGCACTTGCTTGACGCGGGCTTCGATGTCGTCGGTGGAACCGGCGCCGTCGATGATGGTCGTGTTTTCCTTGCCCACTTCGATGCTCTTGGCGGAACCGAGGTCGGCCAAGGTCACTTTTTCCAGCGTCAGGCCCACTTCTTCAGCGATCACTTTGCCGCCAGTCAGGATGGCGATGTCTTCCAGCATGGCTTTGCGGCGGTCGCCGAAGCCAGGGGCCTTCACAGCCACAACCTTCAAGATGCCACGGATGGTGTTCACCACCAGAGTTGCCAGGGCTTCGCCATCGACATCTTCAGCAATGATCAGCAGTGGACGGCCAGCTTTGGCGACTTGCTCCAATACGGGCAGCAGGTCACGGATGTTGGACACCTTCTTGTCGTACAGGAGGACGAAGGGGTTTTCCAGGATCGCGGCTTGCTTTTCCGGGTTGTTGATGAAGTAGGGGCTCAGGTAGCCACGGTCAAACTGCATGCCCTCGACCACGTCGAGTTCGTTTTGCAGCGACTTGCCGTCTTCCACGGTGATCACGCCTTCTTTGCCCACTTTGTCCATCGCATTGGCGATGATCTCGCCGATGGATGCATCGCTGTTGGCAGAGATGGAGCCGACCTGGGCAATTTCCTTGCTGGTCGTGGTGGCCTTGGAGGCCTTCTTCAGCTCGACGATCAGGGCTTCAACAGCCTTGTCGATACCGCGCTTCAGGTCCATCGGGTTCATGCCGGCGGCCACATACTTCATGCCTTCGCGAACGATGGCTTGTGCCAGCACGGTTGCCGTGGTGGTGCCGTCGCCAGCGTTGTCAGAGGTCTTGGAAGCAACTTCCTTGACCATCTGGGCGCCCATGTTCTGGAGCTTGTCCTTGAGTTCGATTTCCTTGGCCACGGACACACCGTCCTTGGTCACGGTAGGGGCGCCGAACGAGCGCTCAAGCACCACGTTGCGACCCTTGGGGCCCAGGGTCACTTTGACCGCATTGGCCAGAATGTTCACGCCTTCGACCATGCGTGCGCGGGCTTCGCCGCCGAAAACTACGTCTTTTGCTGCCATGTTGAATACTCCTAAGATTTAAACGGTTGCCGAAACAGGTGGTCGCGCGCGAAGCGCGCCAACACACCGGTTGTGCAAATTACTTGCCTTCAACGACTGCGAACAGGTCGTCTTCTTTCATGACCAACAGCTCATCGCCGGCCACTTTGACGGTCTGGCCGCTGTACTTGCCAAACAGAACGCGGTCACCGACCTTGACGTTCATGGGCAACAGGTCGCCTTTGTCGTTTTTCTTGCCTGGACCAACGGCCAGGACTTCGCCCTGGTCTGGCTTCTCGGCAGCAGCGTCAGGGATGAAGATGCCAGAGGCGGTTTTGGTTTCGCTGTCAATACGCTTGACGATCACGCGATCGGCGAGTGGACGAAGGTTCATTGTTTCTCCTGAGATAGAACAGTGGATAAAGAAAAGCTCACTCACGGCGGCGAAGCGACTCTGATGGGCCGTTTCAGCGCCTGATGATCGAAGTGGGGATGGTGTTAGCACTCATCCCCAACGAGTGCTAATGATAAGGGCGTCCCGCCAGATTTCAAGAGCAGGAGGCCATTTATCCCGCCCGAGGGACGAAATCGGGCTGATAAAGGGGTCCGGCCTCGCCTCAGAAATGGGCTAGGTAGCCGCCATCCACCACCAAAGTCTGGCCAGTCACATAGCTGGCGGCCCGGCTGGCCAGAAAAACCGCAGCGCCAGCGATTTCTTCGGGTTGGCCCCAGCGGCCGAGCGAGGTGCGCTGCTGCAGCCAGGCCTGGGTTTGCGGGTCATCGACCATGGCGGCGTTGGCTTCGGTGGCGAAATAGCCGGGCGCGATGGCGTTGACGTTGATGCCATGGGGGCCGAGTTCGGCAGCCAGCGCGCGGGTCATGGCGGCCAGGCCACCTTTGGCTGTTGTGTAGGCTGCGTCACCAGCGCGGGCGATGGGCCCGGCGATGGAGGTGATGTTGATGATGCGCCCTCCGCCTTGAGCGCGCATGGGCGTGGCAACCTCGCGGCAGAGCGTCCAGGCAGACACCAGGTTGGTCTCCAGCATCGAGCGCAACGCATCGGCCGGCAGGCCATCCAGAGTTTGCCTTCGGCGTTGGCCCACGTTGTTGATGAGGATGTCGAAACGCTGGTCGGTTTGCAGGATGTGGGCGATGGCCCGCTGGGTCGCGGTTTCGTCGGCCACATCGAATGGCAGAGCCAGAGCCTGCCCGCCGAGCGCTGCTTGCGTGCGGTTGCAGAGGGAGGTAGCCGCTTCTAGCGCCAGCGGGTCGCGCCCGTTGAGCCAGACCCGGGCACCTTGATCTACCAGAGCTTTCGCCATCTCGAGCCCCAGCCCGCGGCTGGCGCCGGTCACCAGTGCCGTCTGCCCTTGCAGGCTGAACAGGTTTTGGGGTGTGGCTTTTTGGGAATTCACGTTTCAATTATGGCCCGCGACCATCCGAGGCATTGGCATGGCTGGGCGCAACGCAGAAATGGCTTCCGTCCAACACGGTCTGACCTGCACACGGCTGTGCCGATGCGCTTGTTCTTGGATGGAAAAAAGCGCGAGGGCCTCTGCAGGCGCCTCGCGCAGTCTGGTTTTGCAATGGAATCGACCAGAAAGGCCCACGTTGAATACCGTCGATGACAGGTCCTGTGGGCCCTTTTTTCAAGACACCTTCACGGCATCAAGGAGCGAGCACATTGCCGCTGACAAACTCAACCTGGGTCTCGTCCGTGGTGAGCACCTTCTGGTTCCAGACCGAGTAGAAACGGCTGCCGTCCGGGTTGGTGACGTTTTGCGACTCATAAGCTGACTCTTGATCGCCCCAGTACACACCTTGCACGGCAGAGAGTTTGACCACGGGGGCAAAGCTCGCGGCCGAGTCCCGGCTCACCGTGATGAATTCGCCGAGATCCTGTCCACCCGCCGGATCGTAAGGTGACACGTTGGTCTGGGTCCCCCAGGCCAGGTACACCACGTTGGCGTTCTGGCAGTCGGCCGGGTTGGTCGTGCTGGCGTCTGCCGGATTCCCGGTCGGGCATGAGGTCTGGTTGCTCTTGGGGGTACCGAAGATACGTGGCTCGCGAACATTGATGCCCTTGTTCGTGATGTTGGTGACGTTCTTGGGATTGTCCCAGCCCGTGGTCATGTTGAATCGACGGATCCAGAAGTTGTAGTTGTCCAAGCCTGCCCAGAGTTTCACCAGGTCGCCGGTGTAGTTGTAGCCGATCCACATGTCTTCGCCACGCAACACACCACGGTGGGCCAGCGCGTTTTCGGTGTAGTTCAGCTCGGTGTTGTCGGTCAGGTTGGCCACGGTCGCCGTGGGCGCCTTGCTGCTGATGTTGTCGCCTTTGGTGCTGGTCAAGCCGATCGCGGTCGCATAGTCCGACGTGGCACAGTTGGCGTCCACGGCGGGCAGCAAGTTGGCGGGTTGCAGCCCACCCATGCCCCGTCGCACACGGATGTCCGACGGACCACCTTTGTCATACGAGCCTTCTTTCCAGAAGATGCCGATCTGGATGCCACCCGTGCCGGCATCGGTCGGGCTTTGCGTCAGAAAGCGAACACGCCTGGCATTCTTGGAGGGGTCGCTGATGATGCAACCGGCTTTGCCAGCGGCTGTGGCCGGGACGGTGGCATACGGAAACGCGTGGTATCGGACGAACTTGCCATCGTCCAGGCCGTTGGAGCCCTTGGTCTCTTCGTACGCGACGATGGTTGTGGAGCCCACCATGCCGATGTTGGGGCGTGCCGCTCCGGTCTGACCTTTTTCGATCGAGCTTTCAGGTACGTTGGTGCCAGAGCCGTCGTAGATGTAGTTCACCGAACCGTTGATCCCGTACTGGTTTGTCCAGTTGTCAGTCAGGCGTTGGCTGGGTCGCAGGTTGTAGTAGGTCGTGTTGTATTCGGCGCCAGGTGCCGGTGCCGGTGTCTGGGTCAGGTCGACGGTGGCGTAGCTGTACCAGACATCGGTGCCGCCATTGACGTTGGCGCCGGAGGCGCCATCGCCCGGACCATCGGCCTCGCCCAGTGCCAAGCCTTGCGGGTCTTCCTGCCATGAATAGACGATCTGGCCCTTGTTGTAGCTGGCGCTGCTGGTGTCGGTGCTGATGCTGCCGCTGCTGGCATCCTGGATCGCATCACGCTCACCGGAGCTCAACTGTTTGGCCGGACTCCAACTGGTGCCTTTGGTGGTCGAATAAGACGTCCAGGCGCACGAGAATGGAATCACGCGGTCATTGCGTTCCAGGTACCTGACGGCGCGTTGCACCGGGAGTTCGATCGCTGCGGTCGAGGGATCTCCGTCTGGGCAGTACTTGCTGACCCAGGTCAGCGTGATGATCGGGCCGGTGGTCTTGATGTTGGCCTTGTCGATGTCGCCTGGATAGGTGCCGGGATTGCCCAGCGTGCCACGCCAGTCAAAGGAGCCCGTGCTCTGCATCAGCGCAGATTTGGACACGTTGATGGGCGCAGACCAGTCCGCAAAGAGGTTGCAGGTTTTGGTGGCTGATGGCTTGCAGGTTTTCACAAAAATGTCTCGAGCCGGCCTTTCGTTTTGGCCCTTGACGTCGTACACCATGCCAGCCCCATCGGGCGCATCGCCATAAGCCACGACCAAGGTACCGTCACCTTGACGCTGGATTTTGGGCTTGTCGCCCAGGATGCCATTGTTCAGTTTGATGGGCGTCTCGACGAAGACTTCGTTGGGTGCCGCAATCGGGGTGTGGAACGCCACGCCCTCGAACGCGAAGATGGCCGAATAGTTGGCCACGATCGCCTCTTTTTCCGCTTCCGAGCCTGTCCAGAGGTATGAGCCGTTCAGGATGTTCCTGAAGCGGTAAACCGGACTGAAGCCCGATCCCGCTGAGCTACTTGAATACCAGGCGGCGCCGTCCAACGTGAAAGTGGCCGACAAGTTGTCGACGATGGCCTGCTTTTCGGTCGGGCTGATGGTGTAGATATACGAACCAGTGGCATTGTTTCGGAACCGGTAGACAGGCGAAAGTCCCCAGTTGGATTCCGAGGATCCGTGCATGGCCGTACCTTCGCGAATCCAGGTGGGCTGCTGGCTGGTAATGGTGGCAATTTCAGCAGGACTCGCGGTGTAGAAGTAGCCGCTTGGGGTGCGAAAGCGGACCACAGGCCTGTACAGCGGTGTGGTTCCAAGTTTTTGCCCCAGGACCTTGCGGGTTGCATTGGCCATCCAGTCGGAGACTTCCTCGGCGAGCTTGGCGACCGACATTTCCTCGTCTGCGGTATAGGAGAGAACCGCTGGGTTTTGCTCCAGTTCCAGCGCAGCCTGGGCCTCTTGTTCTTTCGGCAGCTGACCGTTGGGGAATTGCGCTGCCAGGCCTTCCAGGATGCTGGCCACAGGCGCTTGCTCAGATGAGGGTGAGGGTGAGGTGGTCTCTTCGATGGCAAACCGGCTCAGGGGTGCATCGTCTTGTTGGCCGCCGCCGCACGCGGTCAACGCCGCCAAGGCAACGCAACTCAAGAGCATTCTGGTGGGGTAATGCCGTGTTTGGACCCGCGGATTTTTGAGAACTCTCATCGATATCTCCTTGCTTGTTGAAACTGTAAGAAAGTGCATAGGCTCGGAACCCAAGGCATACGGCTGAAAAGCGCCCAACTTCTCAGTCATCGCCTCTTGTCGTTGTGTGACTTTTCTAACGACCTGTTTTCACTGTGACATTCTCAAAACATAGTGTGTTGATCAAAATCAATGCTGTACCCAGCAGGGTATATAAAGAGCCAATTCGACATCCTTTGAGTGGTGCCACTTTGTTTTCTTCACAGACCGCCGGGAACCGTGTGCGACCTCGTTTTGACGGTTGGCGCAGTGGTAATTGAAAAAGAGAGGGGGTATTTGCAGCGCACCGTATGGCCGCTCAAGAGGCCGTGCTTGACGGATGCACCGCTGGCTCGAATGAGCCGGTTCATTGATGCCGCGTCAATACCGTTGGTGATGCGCACCTGGCTTCAAACTGCATCCACTTGCATCGGCTCTGCGGGGGGCGTTGGCTTGCGGGGCCTTGTACCGGCCGTCAAAAGCGCCGATCGGATGGCCAGAGGAGTCAGGCTATCCCGATCGCTTTCTTTAAGCTGCCCGGCATTGGAGCGTCATGCATCCGTATCTTGGTCACCCTGTGGTGACGGCCGGGCACCGGCACGTCTTTACGGGCCACAATGCCGAATGCAGTTCCGGCCACGCAGCCGAGACATGTGGCAGGGGAGGGGCTGGCCAAGGCCGTTTCCCTTGTGTGGCTCGCCCTGGTAAGCGCGGGCCCCTTCAAGGGTCAGCTGCTACCCATGGGTTTGACCATGGGCCAACCATTCTTCGCCCAGGTGCTCATGCCGCCTTGAACGTAGCGCACGTTGTTCCAGCCTGCGTCTTTTAGCGCTTCGGCTACCTTGCTGGAGCGGTTCTGCGTGTTGCAGATGATGAGCACCGGCTGAGCAGGGTCGTTGGGGATTTCATTGACGCGCTTCTGAAGCTGCGACATGGGCAGCAAGCTGGCGCCTTCGGCCACGCCGGTGGCATGTTCGTCGGGCTCGCGAATGTCGAACAGCGTCACTTGGTGGCTTTCGAACAGCTGTCGCCCTTCTTCAATGCCGACGCGCAGCGGGTCGTTGGCGGCATCGCTGGCCGAACAGGCGGTCAGGCCTGCGCTGAGAGCGAAGCTGAAGGCCACGGTGGTGAGTGCCTGGCGCCTGCTCAGTCGCGGGAATAAAGGGGTCATGTAGCCGTTCGCATAGGTGGACGTGGGTGCGTGTCTGATCAGATTGAGGCCAGCGCCGTGCGCACATCGTTCACGCTCAACACCTCAGACATCACCAGCGGCGGCTGGCCAGCGCGGTGCAAGGCGTACACCGGTACGCCGTTGCGGCCCAAGGACGCCAGAGCGGAGGTGACGGCTGGGTCGCGGCGGGTCCAGTCGGCGCGCAGCAGGGCCACGTTTTTGGCTGCCAGGTCGGAGAGCACATCGGCATTGGCCAGGGTGGTGCGCTTGTTGTATTGACAGGTGACGCACCAGGCAGCGGTGAAATCCACAAAGACTGGCCGACCCTCAGCCAGCAACCGGGCCTGTTTGTCGGCGCTCCAGGATTCCCAGTTCAAGCCCGCTACGGTGGTGGCCACCGGGGCCGCGGCGCTCTCAGCGGTTTGAAGGCGCGTGATGTTGGGCCCCACGGTCCAGATCAGCCAGGCCAGACTGGCGACGGACACAGTTGCCAATGCGGTGCGCCCTTTGCCTGGAGGCAGCGCCCAGGCCCAGATCACCAGCGCCATCACCAGCAGCAGCATCAGCAAGGCCGCTGCACCATCAATGCCGCTTTGCTGGCCCAGCACCCACAGCAGCCACACCACGGTGGCAAACATCGGGAAGGCCATCAGTTGGCGGAAGGTGTTCATCCAGGCGCCGGGTCGCGGCAGCGCGCGCGCAATCGCTGGCCACCAGCTGGCTGCGAGGTAGGGCAGGGCCATGCCCAGGCCCAGTGCGCCGAACACGGCCAGCGCTTGCCAGGTGGGCAAGGCGATCGCCAGCCCCAGCGAGGCGCCCATGAAGGGGGCTGTGCAGGGCGACGCGATCGCTGTGGCGAGCACGCCGGTCAGGAAGGCATCCGCCGTGGGATTCTTCGCTTGCAGACTGGCGACCGAGCTGGGCAAGACGCTGCCGAATTCGAACAGACCGGCCAGGTTCAGACCGATCAGCGTGAACAACACCGCCAGCGAGGCGACAACCGCCGGGCTTTGCAACTGAAAGCCCCAGCCCAGTTGTTCGCCCGCTGCGCGCAGGCCGAGCAACAGGCCGCCCAGAGCGAGGAACGAGAGCAACACGCCTGCGGTGTAGGCGAGCCCGCTGGCGCGGTGGGCGGTGCGGTCATCAGCATGTTGTGCAAATGCCAATACCTTGATGGCCAACACAGGGAACACACAAGGCATGAGGTTGAGGATCATGCCGCCGAGCAAAGCGCCGAGCAGCGCTGCCCATAAGGTGATGGGTGGGCCGTTGCTGCTGGTGGGCGATGCAGCGGCTTGGGCGGCATTGGCTTGCAGGGCCGCGGTGAGCGCATCAGGCACCAATGCAGGCACGTCCGCCACCGCCGGCCACGCGCCCTGTACCGGTACATCCATGCGCACACCCGCGCTGCCAGGACCCTCGCCCGGCGCATTGGCCAGCGCCACGACCAGGGGCAGGCTGGTCGGGCTTTCACTGCGGTAAGGAGACAGGGGCACGCTGGCCGTCCAGAGGTCGCCGTTCCAGCTTTGGGTCCAGGGCGAACCGGGTTCGATCAGGCCGGTGGGCTCCGGGAAAAATTCCAACGCCTTGCCATGCCAGGCGGCGGGAAGGCCGGCTAGTTGAACTTCGAGCTGTTTGTCCTTGGGTTGTGCCGTGCTGTTGCCGGCGGCCTGGTCGCTGGGGGCGGCGGCAAATGTGGTTTCAAAAGCGATGCCGTTGATGGCGGTGGACCCTTCAACCGGCAAGCGCAGGGTGAAACTGCCTTCTTCCGGAATGCACTCCTTGCGGCAGACCAGCCAGGCCGCGTCGAGCTTGACCTCGATCTCCCGTCCCTGGAACGAGGGGTCAACCGTGAGCGGTACCGGCAGCAACACGGTGCCGTTGTAGCCGTAGTTGGCCAGCGGGCCGATGGGAAATTTGCGCGGTGTCGGCCAGGCTATGGGCCCGGCCGACACGCCGGGTGGCAGCGTCCACTGCAAGTCTGTGGGCAGGCCCGAATCACCGGAGTTTTTCCAGTAGGTGTGCCATTCGGGCGCATGGGTCAGTTGCAAACCCAGCCAGGCCGTTTTGCCCGGTCCAGCGCCTTCGGGCGCATGGGCCACGAGCTCGGCGCGTACCTGCTCGCTTTGCACCACGGCGGTGTCGGTGAGTTGGGTCAGCAGGCTTTGGGCCGGGGCTGCCAGGGGCAGGGCGA
This region of Hydrogenophaga crassostreae genomic DNA includes:
- a CDS encoding protein-disulfide reductase DsbD family protein, yielding MLLNLLLSVTPRSQRWLVGLALALPLAAPAQSLLTQLTDTAVVQSEQVRAELVAHAPEGAGPGKTAWLGLQLTHAPEWHTYWKNSGDSGLPTDLQWTLPPGVSAGPIAWPTPRKFPIGPLANYGYNGTVLLPVPLTVDPSFQGREIEVKLDAAWLVCRKECIPEEGSFTLRLPVEGSTAINGIAFETTFAAAPSDQAAGNSTAQPKDKQLEVQLAGLPAAWHGKALEFFPEPTGLIEPGSPWTQSWNGDLWTASVPLSPYRSESPTSLPLVVALANAPGEGPGSAGVRMDVPVQGAWPAVADVPALVPDALTAALQANAAQAAASPTSSNGPPITLWAALLGALLGGMILNLMPCVFPVLAIKVLAFAQHADDRTAHRASGLAYTAGVLLSFLALGGLLLGLRAAGEQLGWGFQLQSPAVVASLAVLFTLIGLNLAGLFEFGSVLPSSVASLQAKNPTADAFLTGVLATAIASPCTAPFMGASLGLAIALPTWQALAVFGALGLGMALPYLAASWWPAIARALPRPGAWMNTFRQLMAFPMFATVVWLLWVLGQQSGIDGAAALLMLLLVMALVIWAWALPPGKGRTALATVSVASLAWLIWTVGPNITRLQTAESAAAPVATTVAGLNWESWSADKQARLLAEGRPVFVDFTAAWCVTCQYNKRTTLANADVLSDLAAKNVALLRADWTRRDPAVTSALASLGRNGVPVYALHRAGQPPLVMSEVLSVNDVRTALASI